One region of Acidobacteriota bacterium genomic DNA includes:
- a CDS encoding ABC transporter permease, producing the protein MNLALHDVEYRLGRFILTAVGLGLLLTTVMAMNGIYAGMVEDALSIVRAPKVDLWVVQKDTNGPFAESSRVPEDLYRNILTVSGVSEASPVAYQLLQIEHQEKILRLQVIGYRLGGLGGPPAIAAGRPILKNRYEMVVDRKSRCFRLELNSNSDE; encoded by the coding sequence ATGAACCTCGCACTCCATGATGTTGAATATCGGTTGGGTCGGTTTATTTTAACTGCTGTAGGTCTCGGTTTGCTGCTCACAACAGTGATGGCGATGAATGGAATTTACGCGGGTATGGTTGAAGACGCGTTGAGCATTGTTCGTGCCCCCAAAGTTGATTTATGGGTTGTGCAAAAAGATACCAATGGTCCATTTGCGGAAAGTTCTCGGGTTCCCGAAGATCTCTATCGCAATATCCTCACGGTTTCGGGTGTGAGCGAAGCTAGTCCTGTTGCTTATCAATTGTTGCAGATCGAACATCAGGAGAAAATCCTGCGGCTTCAGGTCATCGGTTATCGTTTGGGTGGTCTCGGCGGTCCTCCCGCAATCGCTGCGGGGCGCCCAATTCTGAAGAACCGATATGAGATGGTAGTTGACCGCAAAAGCCGGTGTTTCCGCTTGGAACTCAATTCGAATTCGGACGAATAA